The proteins below come from a single Antennarius striatus isolate MH-2024 chromosome 18, ASM4005453v1, whole genome shotgun sequence genomic window:
- the LOC137612603 gene encoding myosin-7, whose product MGDAAMKEFGAAAPYLRKSDKERLEAQTRPFDMKKECFVPDNDEEFVKASVVSREGDKVTAQTAKGKTVTVKECDVHPQNPPKFDKIEDMAMFTFLNEPAVLFNLKERYAAWMIYTYSGLFCVTVNPYKWLPVYNQEVVVAYRGKKRTEAPPHIFSISDNAYQYMLTDRENQSILITGESGAGKTVNTKRVIQYFASIAAGGVKKDSGSEKKGTLEDQIIQANPALEAFGNAKTIRNDNSSRFGKFIRIHFAASGKLASADIETYLLEKSRVTFQLKAERDYHIFYQILSQRKPELLEMMLITNNPYDYAFISQGETTVASINDAEELMATDDAFDVLGFTQEEKNGIYKLTGAIMHHGNLKFKQKQREEQAEADGTEDADKIAYLMGLNSADLIKGLCHPRVKVGNEWVTKGQNVQQVYYAVGALSKAVYEKMFLWMVVRINQSLDTKQPRQYFIGVLDIAGFEIFDFNTFEQLCINFTNEKLQQFFNHHMFVLEQEEYKKEGIEWTFIDFGMDLQACIDLIEKPLGIMSILEEECMFPKASDTTFKAKLYDNHLGKSSNFQKPRIVKGRPEAHFALMHYAGTVDYNINNWLVKNKDPLNETVVGLYQKSTLKLLSFLFVNYAGADSDTGKGKGSKKKGSSFQTVSALHRENLNKLMTNLRSTHPHFVRCIIPNETKTPGAMENPLVMHQLRCNGVLEGIRICRKGFPNRILYGDFKQRYRILNPAAIPEGQFIDSKKGAEKLLGSLDIDHSQYKFGHTKVFFKAGLLGQLEEMRDDRLSLIITGIQARSRGLLARVEFQKIVERRDALLVIQWNIRAFMGVKNWPWMKLFFKIKPLLRSAEAEKEMANMKEEFLKLKEAYEKSETRRKELEEKMVTLLQEKNDLQLQVQAEQDNLADAEERCEGLIKHKIQMEAKAKELSERLEDEEEMNAELTAKKRKLEDECSELKKDIDDLELTLAKVEKEKHATENKVKNLVEEMNALDEIIAKLTKEKKALQEAHQQTLDDLQSEEDKVNTLTKAKSKLEQQVDDLEGSLEQEKKVRMDLERAKRKLEGDLKLTHESIMDLENDKQNLEEHLKKKDFEINQLSNRIEDEQAITLQLQKKLKELQARIEELEEELEAERAARAKVEKQRADLARELEEISERLEEAGGATTAQIEMNKKREAEFLKLRRDLEEATLQHESTTATLRKKQADSVADLGEQIDNLQRVKQKLEKEKSELRLELDDVVSNMEHIVKTKTNLEKTCRTVEDQMSEYKTKFEEAQRCINDFNMQKAKLQTENGELSRQLEEKDSLVSQLTRGKLSYTQQIEDLKRQLEEETKAKSALAHALQSARHDCDLLREQYEEEQEAKGELQRGMSKANSEVAQWRTKYETDAIQRTEELEEAKKKLAQRLQEAEEAVEAVNAKCSSLEKTKHRLQNEIEDLMVDVERSNAAAAALDKKQRNFDKVLSEWKQKYEESQCELESSQKEARALSTELFKLKNSYEECLDHLETMKRENKNLQEEISDLTEQLGESGKSIHELEKLRKQLEQEKGEIQSALEEAEASLEHEEGKILRAQLEFNQIKADIERKLTEKDEEMEQSKRNLQRTIDTLQSSLEAECRSRNEAMRLKKKMEGDLNEMEIQLSQANRQAAEAQKQLKSVHAHLKDCQIQLDDCVRGNADLKENIAIVERRNNLLQAELEELRSALEQTERGRKLAEQELLDVSERVQLLHSQNTGLINQKKKLEADTSQLQSEVEEAVQECRNAEEKAKKAITDAAMMAEELKKEQDTSAHLERMKKNMEQTIKDLQHRLDEAEQIAMKGGKKQLQKLEARVKELEAEIELEQRKSSDAVKGIRKYERRIKELTYQTEEDRKNTVRLQDLVDKLQLKVKAYKRAAEEAEEQANTHLSKFRKLQHELDEAEERADIAESQVNKMRAKSRDVGSKKGLEEE is encoded by the exons ATGGGTGATGCTGCCATGAAAGAGTTTGGGGCAGCAGCCCCATACCTAAGGAAGTCAGACAAGGAGCGTCTGGAGGCCCAGACCCGTCCCTTTGACATGAAGAAGGAGTGTTTTGTTCCTGATAATGACGAGGAGTTTGTCAAGGCTTCCGTTGTCAGCCGTGAGGGCGACAAAGTCACTGCTCAGACTGCCAAAGGGAAG ACTGTCACAGTGAAGGAGTGTGATGTACACCCTCAGAACCCGCCAAAGTTTGATAAAATTGAAGACATGGCCATGTTCACCTTCCTCAATGAGCCGGCTGTGCTGTTTAACCTCAAAGAGCGTTACGCAGCATGGATGATCTAT ACCTACTCTGGGCTGTTCTGCGTGACTGTCAACCCTTACAAGTGGCTGCCAGTCTACAATCAAGAAGTTGTTGTTGCCTACAGAGGAAAGAAGAGGACTGAGGCTCCTCCTCACATCTTCTCCATCTCTGACAATGCCTACCAGTACATGCTAACtg ATAGAGAAAATCAGTCAATTCTCATCAC TGGAGAATCTGGTGCTGGGAAAACAGTCAACACCAAGAGAGTCATCCAGTACTTTGCCAGCATCGCAGCTGGAGGTGTGAAGAAGGACTCAGGCTCTGAGAAAAAG ggTACCTTGGAGGATCAAATCATCCAGGCTAACCCAGCTTTAGAGGCCTTTGGTAATGCTAAGACCATCAGGAATGACAACTCCTCCAGATTT GGCAAATTCATCCGAATCCATTTTGCGGCCAGTGGAAAGCTGGCTTCAGCTGATATTGAGACAT ATCTGCTGGAAAAGTCCCGTGTCACTTTTCAGCTGAAGGCTGAGAGGGATTATCACATTTTCTATCAGATTCTGTCTCAGAGGAAACCCGAGCTGCTGG AGATGATGCTCATCACCAACAACCCCTACGACTACGCCTTCATCTCCCAAGGAGAGACGACTGTAGCCTCCATCAATGACGCTGAAGAGCTGATGGCCACTGAT GATGCTTTTGATGTTTTGGGCTTCACTCAAGAAGAGAAGAATGGCATTTACAAACTGACTGGTGCCATCATGCATCACGGCAACTTGAAGTTTAAGCAGAAGCAGCGAGAAGAGCAGGCTGAAGCTGATGGCACAGAAG ATGCTGACAAAATTGCATATCTGATGGGCCTGAATTCTGCTGACCTCATCAAAGGTCTCTGTCACCCGAGGGTTAAAGTAGGGAATGAGTGGGTGACCAAGGGACAAAATGTCCAGCAG GTGTACTATGCTGTTGGCGCGTTGTCAAAGGCTGTGTATGAGAAGATGTTTCTATGGATGGTGGTGAGAATCAACCAATCCCTGGACACCAAGCAGCCCCGTCAGTACTTCATTGGTGTGCTGGACATCGCTGGCTTTGAGATCTTTGAT TTCAACACCTTTGAGCAGCTGTGCATCAACTTCACCAATGAAAAACTGCAACAGTTTTTCAACCACCACATGTTTGTGCTGGAGCAGGAAGAGTATAAAAAAGAAGGCATTGAATGGACTTTCATTGACTTCGGTATGGATTTGCAGGCCTGTATTGACCTGATTGAAAAG CCCTTAGGTATCATGTCCATCCTTGAAGAGGAGTGCATGTTTCCCAAAGCCAGTGACACCACCTTTAAAGCTAAGCTCTATGACAACCATCTTGGGAAATCTTCCAATTTCCAGAAGCCCAGGATTGTCAAAGGGAGACCAGAGGCCCACTTTGCTCTGATGCACTATGCTGGAACTGTTGATTATAATATTAACAACTGGCTGGTGAAGAACAAGGATCCTCTGAATGAAACGGTTGTGGGGCTGTATCAGAAATCAACTCTCAAGCTGTTGTCGTTCTTGTTTGTAAATTATGCTGGAGCTGATTCAG ATACTGGAAAGGGCAAAGGAAGCAAGAAGAAGGGTTCATCCTTCCAAACTGTCTCTGCCTTGCATCGG GAGAATCTCAACAAGCTGATGACAAACTTAAGGTCCACTCACCCTCACTTTGTGCGCTGCATCATCCCCAATGAGACCAAGACTCCTGGGGCCATGGAGAACCCACTGGTCATGCACCAGCTGCGCTGTAACGGTGTTCTGGAGGGCATCAGGATCTGCAGGAAGGGCTTCCCCAACAGGATCCTCTATGGAGATTTCAAACAGAG ATATCGTATCCTGAATCCTGCTGCCATCCCTGAGGGTCAGTTCATTGACAGCAAGAAGGGAGCAGAGAAACTTCTTGGATCTCTGGACATTGATCACAGCCAGTACAAGTTTGGACACACCAAA GTGTTCTTCAAAGCTGGTCTTCTTGGACAACTGGAGGAGATGCGGGATGACCGTTTGTCATTAATTATCACTGGAATCCAGGCCAGATCTAGAGGTCTGTTGGCACGAGTGGAGTTCCAGAAGATTGTTGAAAGGAG AGATGCACTATTGGTGATCCAGTGGAACATTCGTGCCTTCATGGGGGTCAAAAATTGGCCTTGGATGAAGTTGTTCTTCAAGATCAAACCTCTGTTGAGATCTGCAGAGGCAGAAAAAGAGATGGCCAACATGAAGGAAGAATTCCTCAAGCTGAAAGAGGCTTATGAAAAATCTGAAACTCGTAGAAAGGAACTAGAGGAGAAAATGGTCACTCTTCTCCAAGAGAAGAACGACCTGCAGCTCCAAGTTCAAGCG GAGCAAGATAATCTTGCGGATGCTGAAGAAAGATGTGAGGGGttgataaaacacaaaatccagatGGAAGCTAAAGCCAAAGAGCTGTCTGAGAGActtgaagatgaggaggagatgaatgcTGAGCTAACGGCTAagaagaggaagctggaggacgAGTGCTCTGAGCTGAAGAAAGATATCGATGACTTAGAATTAACTCTGGCTAAAGTGGAGAAAGAGAAGCACGCCACTGAGAACAAG GTAAAGAACCTGGTGGAGGAGATGAATGCTTTGGATGAAATAATTGCTAAGCtgacaaaggaaaagaaagcctTACAGGAGGCTCATCAGCAAACGCTGGATGATCTGCAGAGTGAAGAAGACAAAGTCAACACTCTGACCAAGGCCAAATCTAAGCTGGAGCAACAAGTGGATGAT CTTGAAGGTTCACTAGAACAAGAAAAGAAGGTCCGGATGGATCTCGAGAGGGCAAAGAGGAAGTTGGAAGGTGACTTGAAATTGACACACGAGAGCATAATGGATCTAGAAAATGACAAGCAAAACCTTGAAGAGCATCTGAAAAA GAAAGACTTTGAGATAAATCAGCTGAGTAATAGGATAGAGGATGAGCAGGCCATAACCCTTCAGCTTCAAAAGAAACTAAAAGAGCTACAG GCCCGTATTGAAGAACTGGAGGAAGAGCTTGAAGCAGAACGAGCTGCTCGGGCTAAAGTGGAGAAACAGAGAGCAGATTTAGCcagagagctggaggagatcagCGAGAGGCTGGAGGAGGCTGGAGGAGCAACAACGGCCCAGATCGAGATGAACAAGAAGAGGGAGGCGGAATTCTTGAAGCTCCGCAGAGACCTTGAAGAGGCCACTCTGCAGCACGAATCCACCACTGCCACGCTCAGGAAGAAACAAGCTGACAGTGTTGCTGACCTGGGGGAACAGATTGACAACCTGCAGAGAGTCAAGCAGAAactggagaaagagaagagcGAGCTGAGACTGGAGCTGGATGATGTGGTCTCTAATATGGAACATATCGTGAAGACAAAG ACAAATCTAGAGAAAACTTGCAGGACTGTGGAAGATCAAATGAGCGAATACAAGACCAAATTTGAAGAGGCTCAACGATGCATCAATGACTTCAACATGCAAAAAGCAAAACTTCAGACAGAAAATG GTGAACTCTCAAGacagctggaagagaaggattCTCTAGTGTCTCAACTGACAAGAGGAAAATTGTCCTACACTCAACAGATTGAAGATCTGAAACGACAACTTGAGGAGGAAACCAAG GCAAAGAGTGCCCTTGCCCATGCATTGCAGTCTGCTCGTCATGACTGTGATCTGCTCAGGGAGCAAtatgaggaggagcaggaagctaAGGGTGAACTCCAGCGTGGGATGTCCAAGGCCAACTCTGAGGTGGCTCAGTGGAGAACGAAGTACGAAACTGATGCCATCCAAAGAACCGAGGAACTGGAGGAGGCCAA GAAAAAGCTGGCTCAGCGTctgcaggaggctgaggaggctGTGGAAGCAGTGAATGCTAAATGTTCATCTCTGGAGAAGACCAAACACAGGCTGCAGAATGAGATCGAAGATCTGATGGTGGATGTGGAGAGGTctaatgctgctgctgctgctctggacAAGAAGCAAAGAAACTTCGACAAG GTACTGTCTGAGTGGAAGCAGAAGTATGAGGAGTCTCAGTGTGAGCTGGAGAGCTCCCAGAAGGAGGCCAGGGCTCTGAGCACCGAACTCTTCAAACTGAAGAACTCTTATGAGGAGTGTCTGGATCATCTGGAGACCATGAAGAGGGAGAATAAAAACTTACAGG AGGAGATTTCTGATCTCACTGAGCAACTTGGTGAGAGCGGAAAGAGCATTCATGAGCTGGAGAAGTTACGGAAACAACTGGAACAAGAGAAGGGTGAGATCCAGTCTGCTCTCGAGGAAGCTGAG GCCTCCCTGGAGCATGAAGAGGGAAAGATTCTCAGAGCCCAGCTTGAGTTCAATCAAATTAAAGCTGACATTGAACGTAAACTAACTGAGAAAGATGAGGAGATGGAGCAGAGCAAGAGGAACCTGCAGAGGACGATCGACACCCTGCAGAGCTCTCTTGAAGCGGAGTGTCGGAGCAGGAATGAGGCCATGCgcctgaagaagaagatggagggagACCTCAATGAGATGGAGATCCAGCTGAGCCAGGCCAACAGGCAGGCAGCAGAGGCCCAGAAGCAGCTTAAATCTGTTCATGCCCATCTGAAG GATTGCCAAATTCAACTGGATGACTGTGTTCGAGGAAACGCTGATCTTAAAGAGAACATTGCTATCGTTGAGCGGCGCAACAACCTGCTTCAGGCTGAGCTGGAGGAACTCAGGTCTGCTCTGGAGCAAACGGAGAGAGGTCGTAAACTTGCTGAGCAAGAGTTGCTGGATGTCAGTGAGAGGGTGCAGCTACTGCACTCACAG AACACTGGTCTGATAAACcagaagaagaagctggaggCTGATACGTCCCAGCTTCAATCTGAAGTGGAAGAAGCAGTGCAGGAAtgcagaaatgcagaggaaaagGCCAAGAAGGCCATCACTGATGCAGCCATGAtggcagaggagctgaagaaggagCAGGACACCAGCGCTCACCTGGAGAGAATGAAGAAGAACATGGAGCAGACCATCAAAGACCTTCAGCACCGTCTGGATGAAGCTGAGCAGATTGCCATGAAGGGGGGCAAGAAGCAGCTGCAGAAGCTTGAGGCCAGG GTGAAGGAGCTGGAAGCTGAGATTGAGTTGGAGCAGAGGAAGAGCAGCGATGCTGTGAAAGGAATTCGCAAATATGAGAGACGCATCAAAGAGCTCACATACcag ACTGAAGAGGATCGCAAGAACACTGTTCGTCTGCAGGACCTGGTTGACAAATTGCAGCTGAAAGTCAAAGCCTACAAGAGAGCCGCTGAGGAAGCT GAAGAGCAGGCGAATACTCATCTGAGCAAGTTCCGTAAACTGCAGCATGAGCTGGATGAGGCTGAAGAGAGAGCTGACATTGCTGAGTCTCAGGTCAACAAGATGCGTGCTAAGAGCCGTGATGTCGGGTCAAAG AAAGGGCTAGAGGAGGAGTAA